The Eubacterium sp. MSJ-33 genomic sequence ATCTATGGGCGGCGGTGGCAGCCGCGGAGGTGGAGCCAGCCGTGGCGGTGGCCGAAGCAGCGGTTCACATTCCATGGGTGGAAGCCGAAGCGGAACCAGCCGTGCGTTTGGATCCGGACATTCCGGCGGCAACTCACTTCGTGGATCCGGCCGGAGTTATAGCGGTCAGTCATCCAGCGGTAATCCAATGATGGGAGGGTTCAACAACAGCTCTCACAGACCGGGTGGACCAGGATTCGGTGGTCCGGGATACGGCGGTCCGGGGCATATGCCACCACCACCTCCACCACCACATCATCATCACCATCACTACTATGGCAGAAGAAGATATTACGATGATTCACATGTCTATGTACATACCGGACCAAGCTCACCGTTATCTTCTATCCTTGCATTTTTAATCTTGCTGATTGCTGTTGTTTTATCATTCTTTACATATCGTCAAAACAACCGCATGTACTATGATTACAGTGCACCAAGCTATCAGGACAGCTATTCCAAAGAACCGAGAGACAAATTCACCGGTACAGTAAACCTGAATGGTTTCTACAGCGATCCGGATGGTCTGTTGTACAACGATGAGATTCCGGTTTTAGAAAAAGGTCTGGAGCATTTCTATAAGACAACCGGTGTATGCGCTTATGTATATCTTGTGAATGAACTGGACGAAGGCGTTGACGGTAACAAATATGCATCTGATTTATATGATGAATTATTCAACGATGAAGGTCATATTCTTCTGGTATACGATTATACGAATGCCTATATGTATGATGCTGAAGGCTATGCGATTCAGACAACGATTGACTCTGAAGCACTTGATATGATTTACGATTATGTTGAAGCCGAATGGGCAAATGACAGCGAAAACCTTGGTGCAATCTTTGGAAACGGGTGTGCCAAGGCCGCAGATCGTATGATGTACAAGGAAAAGACATTTGTTCAGAAATATCAGACGATCATCATTATCATCATTGTTGCAGTCGCTCTTATTATCGTTGTAAATGTATTATTCAAATGGTGGAAGAAACGTACCGCACAGAAAAACAAAGAACAGGAAGACCTTGAACGTACACTTAATACCCCACTTGAGACATTCGGTACAACGCCTATGAATGATCTAAAGGCAAAATATGATAATCAGGATGAAAAGTAATGTCCCATTACTCTTCTCCTTATAAGCAATGACATGCAAAAAGAGCTGCGCACTAATTAGTGCGCAGCTCTTTTTTCTCTTACCATGAAGTAGCAATATCCAACTGATTTGGGTTAGAAGCAGCAAAGCTTCCCGTATCTACGACAATTGCAGTTCCAAGACTGCTCTCTACCAGGGTTCCTCTCGGATATGTATTCAGATCTGCAGCAACCATAACATAGTCGCCATACATCTTCACACCATCTTCACGAACCCAATACTCTGCATTGTACCCCAGGTTCTGCATCGTATCTATGACACCACTCATATTCAGGTTGTAATATGTCTCTTTCCCTGTCGGTCCGTAATTTACACCCTTTGACGCTGTCAGTTTGCCATCCCCAGTTATATTCTCATATGTATATGTCTGTGCCGTCTGTGTTGTATTCGTTGTCTCTTTTTCAGCTTTACACTGCTCAACCTTCTGCACAAACGCTTCCTGATTCTCCTGAACAGCCAACGCTTTTTCCCGTTCAACCTCCGGCATCAATGTCGGATTTGCAACCTTTGTTACCTGAACATTGTGTTCTATTATTTGTTCGGATACCGGATCTACCGATGCAGGTGCCTCGGCAAGTACCTCTGTTACCTTCTCTTCTGCAGCTTTTGAGGACTTATTATCCTCTAACATTGTCGGTGCGTATAAACATACGGCTAAGATCATCACAAATCCAATCATTAGCTTATCGATGCTTCGTCTCATCCAATCACTCCTTTTCGAAAATGTGTTTGTACGCAACAAACTTCCCCTATTTAACCCCATGTTTGTTAAATTGTCAATACATTTTTGAAATTTTTTTGAAATATTTGAAACATTTTTGTAACATTTTTCGTCTTTTTGTTACATTTTGATATCTGAGTCAACAGGAAAAATACGCATTCTCCGGGAAAAAACAAAAAACGTCATTTCATTTCGACAAAAAATACCGGGAATAAAAAAAGACGCGCACAGGCATCTTAGAAAATTGTTGCTGAAAAAACAAATAAAAAAATAGCGGAAGGGGGATTTGAACCCTCGACACCACGGGTATGAACCGTGTGCTCTAGCCAACTGAGCTATTCCGCCATAAAAATGGGACCTATAGGGCTCGAACCTATGACCCTCTGCTTGTAAGGCAGATGCTCTCCCAGCTGAGCTAAGATCCCATTCGTTTGTGTGTTGTATGCTCAACACTCTTGCTATTTTACATACCTTGCTATCATTTGTCAAGCATTTTTTGAAATTTTTTACATCATTTTTTTCAATTCTTTTTTTACGTCCGGATTGCCATATATCTACATGCGGTTCATCATATATCACGCTTAGATACATCCGAGAGATCGCAGAACGAATATCCATAATGTAAGTGTCACAGAGGATAATAATGTCGTAAGCACAATCACATTGGATGTCAAAATTTCATCATTATCCATATTCTTCGCCATAACATAACAACTTACCGTTGTCGGGGATGCCAGCATGATCAGGATTGCTACCATCTCACTCGGTCCAAATCCCAGCTTATATGCAAACGGAAGGAATACCAACGGTAATCCGATCAGCTTGATAAAGGTTGCCCCTAACGCAGGCTTTAATCTCGCAATTGCTTGTTTCGTATCAAATCCGGCACCAACTGCAAGCAAAGCAATCGGTGTCGCGGTCTGTGCAATATAATTGAATGTCCGTGCCGGAATCGTCGGGATCGGCAGATGTATCACAGATGCAATCAATCCGAGTACAATTCCTATGATAATCGGGTTCTTCGCTATGTTGATACAGGCATTCTTTATCTTTCCATAATCTTTGTCCGCCTCCGTATTGGCATTAAACACAAGAATAATAACAGACAATATATTAAAGAACGGAACGGCGGCAACGATCATCAGCGGCGTCATACCTATCTCACCGCAGATATTCTCCACAAAAGCCACACCCAATATTGCTGCACTTCCTCTTGCTCCTGCCTGCGCAAATGCCCCTACCATCGTCTTGTCCTTCATCGTAATCTTCGCGATTCCCCAGACTCCAAAAAACATAATGATCGTTACGAACATACAGAATAAGAAGAATTTGATATTCATATCCTTTTTCACATCAGAACCCGCGATATCCCGGAACAACATAACCGGGAGTGCTACTACAAATACATATTTATTGGCAACACGTACAAACTCATCTGTCAGAAAATGAATTCTTCTTAATATATATCCTAATAAAATAATCAAAAAAATCGGTATCGTTACATTTACGCTAAATATAAAATTATCCATCATTTTATCCTTTCCGGGCAGATTACAATGCTTAGTGTATCACACCCACCGTCAATTTCCAACAAAGGATATCAGATTCCCATCTTTTTCGTCTGAAAAATACTGTCGGAATTTTTTGAAATTTTTTTCAAAAAAGGTGTTGACAACCCTCCCTGCTTTATGTATAATAGCACTTGCGTTGAGACGAGGCAAACAAAACAAATGCCTTATCGGGGTGTGGCTCAGTTTGGCTAGAGCGCCTGATTTGGGATCAGGAGGTCGCAGGTTCGAGTCCTGTCACCCCGACTAATACTTCTCTTCGCCAAGCTCAGATTAAGCGGGTGTAGTTCAATGGTAGAACACTAGCCTTCCAAGCTAGATACGTGGGTTCGATTCCCATCACCCGCTCTTTATTTTGCAAATACATCCCATGTATGCAAGATATTATGTGTCCGTAGCTCAGCTGGATAGAGCAACGGCCTTCTAAGCCGTGGGTCGGGGGTTCGAATCCCTTCGGGCACATTTTTATATTATATGGTGGGTATGGCGCAGTTGGCTAGCGCGCCAGATTGTGGCTCTGGAGGCCGAGGGTTCGAGTCCCTCTATCCACCCTTTTTCTTTTTAGATTGCAGGCTTTGCAAGAGCAGGTTTTTATTGGGCTATCGCCAAGCGGTAAGGCACAGGACTTTGACTCCTGCATTCGTTGGTTCGAATCCAACTAGCCCAGCTTTTTATTTTTATATGGGCCACTAGCTCAGTCGGTAGAGCACTTGACTTTTAATCAAGTTGTCGGGGGTTCGATTCCCCCGTGGCTCACTTTTGGCAGATGAGATCATCTGCTAATTTTTTACTCCAATACATGGATATGGACGCTATATCACCGCTCCTCTTCCATCGTATATATAATTTTATACATGCGGGTGTGGCGGAATTGGCAGACGCGCTAGATTTAGGTTCTAGTGGGCACCCCCGTGCAGGTTCAAGTCCTGTCACCCGCACTCCACAAAAAAAGCAATCAATTGATTGCTTTTTTTATCCCCGAAATATACTTCTCACCGCAGCCAGATACTCCTCCGGTCTGTCCGCCTTCTTCACCTTCTTAAGCTCACGCTCTGCATCCGGGAACATCTTCCCAAGATAGAACCACACTTCCTTCATCTTGAATAATGCATCCCGCTCACAGTCCATCTCTTCCCGGTAACCGGCATACAACCGATCATGGTACTCCCTTAACTCTGCCATTGTTACAGACTGTCCTGTCCGTATCTCACGTACCAGTCCCGGATTCGCGATAACACCTCTGCCAAGCATGATTCGGTCTACCTGCGGGAACTTTTCACGGAACACATAGTAATCTTCCACTGTAAATATATCTCCATTGTAACACACCGGATGTACACACTGTTCCAGTGCTTCCGCAAATACCGCAAGATTCGGATGATTGTTGTAAAAATCCTTCTGCAGACGTGGATGGATGATCAGTTCGGAGATCGGATACCGATTATAGATCTGCAGGATATCCTCAAACTCTTCCGGGAATTCCATCCCGATCCGTGTCTTCACTGAGATACTGCATCTGCGATCCTCCGGCAGTCCGGACATCCCCTCAAACACCGCATCAAAGAACCGGTCTAACCGCTCCGGATCTTCTAGGAATCCACTTCCCTTTTTCTTCGATACGACCGTCGCCATCGGACAGCCCAGATTTAGATTCACTTCGCGATAGCCAAGCTCCGACAGCACATTACACGCCGTAAGAAACTGTTCTGCATCATTTGTCAGAATCTGCGGCACAACATACATGCCTTGGTTATTCTCCGGTGCTACATCCTTCCGTTCTCTTGTCTTCAATACTTTCTTCTTCGATGGCGCAATGAACGGCGTCACGTATTTATCCATATCTCCAAACATCGCATGATATACATTTCGATACACATACCCTGTCACGGATTCCATCGGTGCCAGATAAAATTGTATCGGATCAGATTCCATAATATTCACCGTAATTCTCCTTTATCACTTGCATTTATTCCACATGTTTCGGTCGAAATATATACAGCAAAACAGCCTTGCATATATTATCTGCTATCATACAAAGCCAGACTGCTTTTAATCCCAATCCAAATACATTTACACATAAAAATGTTCCTAATATCCGAATACCCCACATACTGAACGCCTCACAGGCAAAAACATGTTTTGTGCGCCCCATACCGTAGGAAATACCCTCCAAGACAATCATAAGACCAAAAAACGGCTCCGAGAACGATACCAGTCGCAGCATCTCGCTTCCGATCCTTGCTGCATGGACAGAATTCGTAAATAGACGCATAAACGGATAGGCAAATAGGTAAAGTCCGATTCCGTTTACTGCCATAATCAATAACGTGATCAGGATTGACACCTTCTCTGTTGCTTTTAACTTCGGAGTATCCTTCTCTCCAAGTGCATTTCCAACCAATGTGCTTGTTGCCACACGGAGTCCATACCCCGGAATATAGACAATCTGCTCCGCTGTAATGGCAATCGAATGCGCTGCAAATATCGTTGTTCCCATCCCGGATACCATCCGCGCAAATGCAATATAGCCAAAGCAGCTTACAAAGGTTGTTCCAAGTGCCGGCAGTCCGATTGTAAATGTCTCAGATAGGATCTCCCGGTCAAGTCTCATATCTTTTCCCGACGGATGCAGCTTTGTCTTACTGAGCATCAACAGAAACATGGCGATACCACCAATTCCAAAGCTGATGCAGGACGCGATTGCCGCACCTGCCACACCCAGGTCCAATCCATATATAAATACCATGTTCAACAAAATATTCAACACATTTTCACCCACACTGATAAACATCGGCGATTTCGTGTCCTTGATAGACCGTATCATAGCAGAAAAAATTCGGGAAGATGCCCGAAAGACAAGCGAAATACTTGTAATCATAAAATACACACCTGCCGGTCTGACAATATCCGGTTCCACTCCCATCCAGACCGGAATATATGGAGACAATATAAGCGCGATTACTTCCAGCAATGCACCAATTGTAAATGCATATAATATTGATTGTCCCGCCAATCTTTTCAGTTTCGTTTCATCCCCGGCTCCATTTGCTTTCGATGCAATTGCCAGCACAGCTACAGCAATTGCACTCGGAATTGAATGAAGCAGCCAGCCGACGGTTGTCGTCGCGCTGACTGCTGCTGTCGCTTTCTCGCCCAGATGTCCAACCATCGCTGTATCCACATATTGAAGCAAGGTTGAGAGGATTTCTTCCAACACTGTCGGAATTGATAATGTGATCAGCGACTGAAACGCTTCCTTATAATATGTTTGTTTCATCTATCATAAATCCTTCTGTTTCCTTTTGTCTCATATGCACAATTTCTATTTATTACAAATTGCACATACAAATCATGTTGTTATATTTATTTCTATTATACCTGCAAATATCACAGCCAGCAACCATACATTTTCCGTCCGTTATTTTGTATAAAAAGAAGGGCTTATAAAAAGCCCTTCTTCGAAACACTCATTTACTTATCATGTCTCTTCTTTCTGGAAACACCCAGAATCATAATTCCTGCCGCTGCCACAAGCATTATCACCGTAATCGGTGCAACCGGTGTTGCATCGCCAGTCTTTGTTGCTGTGTTCGTTGATGTTGATGTCGTTGTCTCCGTCGTCGTAGCGGTTGTAACTTCTGTGGTCGTAATCTCTGTGGTTGTAACTTCTGTGGTTGTATCAGTTGTCTCTGTCGATTCAGAAGTTTCTGACGAAGTAATATCTTCGCGCGCATCCTTCATTACAATCAAACGCTGATTTATATCACTTCCATATGCAAACTGAACATCAACCAGATTTCCATTTTTATCAATCTTAAATAAAATATCTCGAGCCAACTCATATCCTTCCGGAGCCAGTTTCTCATGAATTCGATAACTTGTTCCAATCTTAAGCGTTTTACCGGAGATAACTTCCGCGTTACTCGTTGATATCCACATCTTTATTGGTGACATATTATTTTCTTCATACAACTCCATGCTTGCGCCAGGAAGTTCATTTGCACTACCATTAGATATCTCAACCTTACTAATAGTTATAGACGAAATTACAGCATCTTTAATCGTAATCTCATTATCAACAGAATTAGCCATTGCCGTTCCTGTGGTAATTGCACTATTTGCATCACTTGCCAGAACTTCTATTGTTCCATCATCTTTAATTTTAAATGAAATATTTTTGGAACACAGATATCCATCTGGTGCTATCGTTTCAACCAACACATAAGTCTCTCCAAGTTTGATTTTCGAGCTAATATCGTAGGAGGCGTTCGTTGATACCCAGCTATCCAATGCAACGGCACCGGATTTTACATTTCCACTTCCATCAATATCCGTATTCCGATAAAGAGCAATCTTTGCACCAGGAAGGAAATTATCATCCAAATCCGTCTTATTAACCAGAACTTTAAATTTCTTATCTGTCATAGTCACCGTTTTGGATATATTATCCACATTTCCATCATTTCCCGACTTGGTTATGGATCCATCCACTGCAATCGTAAAAGCTATACTGTTCGCCTTCGTATATCCTGTTGGTGCCTCTGCTTCATCCAAGCGGTATTCCCCTGCTTCCAACGTAATGGACTTTTCATTTGCAGAGGATGTCCATTCTGATTTTAAAATAGCATTTGTTCCTTCTATTTTATATAATCGAAGCAAAGCCCCCGGCAACTCTGTCAAAGATGTTATATCCTTTTTACTGATTTTTACCGTTGTTCCAGAAGTATACGTATTTGTATATGCAATTTCTGAAAGTGCTCCATCTCTGACAGAAATCTCTGCACTTACTCCATCTTTTGCTGTCACTCCAAAACTATAAGAAGTTTTCACCGCCGCGCTGGTCAGAGTATTTTTCTCCGTAACAATATAATCGCCAATTGGAACATCAGCATCCAATTCCTTATAATATCGCCCATCTGCCAACTGGCTCATAGCAGCACCATCAATTGACCATAGAACCGTTTCAGGATTTGTTTTTTTAGCAATCTCAAATTTTAAATTCCGAACCGCATTTTCTTTCGTCAATCCTGTTATACCTGTCACATCAATTGTCTTATAGACAGCAATTCTTCCAGTTTTTACTTC encodes the following:
- a CDS encoding MATE family efflux transporter, whose protein sequence is MKQTYYKEAFQSLITLSIPTVLEEILSTLLQYVDTAMVGHLGEKATAAVSATTTVGWLLHSIPSAIAVAVLAIASKANGAGDETKLKRLAGQSILYAFTIGALLEVIALILSPYIPVWMGVEPDIVRPAGVYFMITSISLVFRASSRIFSAMIRSIKDTKSPMFISVGENVLNILLNMVFIYGLDLGVAGAAIASCISFGIGGIAMFLLMLSKTKLHPSGKDMRLDREILSETFTIGLPALGTTFVSCFGYIAFARMVSGMGTTIFAAHSIAITAEQIVYIPGYGLRVATSTLVGNALGEKDTPKLKATEKVSILITLLIMAVNGIGLYLFAYPFMRLFTNSVHAARIGSEMLRLVSFSEPFFGLMIVLEGISYGMGRTKHVFACEAFSMWGIRILGTFLCVNVFGLGLKAVWLCMIADNICKAVLLYIFRPKHVE
- a CDS encoding tRNA dihydrouridine synthase, coding for MQFYLAPMESVTGYVYRNVYHAMFGDMDKYVTPFIAPSKKKVLKTRERKDVAPENNQGMYVVPQILTNDAEQFLTACNVLSELGYREVNLNLGCPMATVVSKKKGSGFLEDPERLDRFFDAVFEGMSGLPEDRRCSISVKTRIGMEFPEEFEDILQIYNRYPISELIIHPRLQKDFYNNHPNLAVFAEALEQCVHPVCYNGDIFTVEDYYVFREKFPQVDRIMLGRGVIANPGLVREIRTGQSVTMAELREYHDRLYAGYREEMDCERDALFKMKEVWFYLGKMFPDAERELKKVKKADRPEEYLAAVRSIFRG
- a CDS encoding TPM domain-containing protein, coding for MGRSMGGGGSRGGGASRGGGRSSGSHSMGGSRSGTSRAFGSGHSGGNSLRGSGRSYSGQSSSGNPMMGGFNNSSHRPGGPGFGGPGYGGPGHMPPPPPPPHHHHHHYYGRRRYYDDSHVYVHTGPSSPLSSILAFLILLIAVVLSFFTYRQNNRMYYDYSAPSYQDSYSKEPRDKFTGTVNLNGFYSDPDGLLYNDEIPVLEKGLEHFYKTTGVCAYVYLVNELDEGVDGNKYASDLYDELFNDEGHILLVYDYTNAYMYDAEGYAIQTTIDSEALDMIYDYVEAEWANDSENLGAIFGNGCAKAADRMMYKEKTFVQKYQTIIIIIIVAVALIIVVNVLFKWWKKRTAQKNKEQEDLERTLNTPLETFGTTPMNDLKAKYDNQDEK
- a CDS encoding AEC family transporter; its protein translation is MMDNFIFSVNVTIPIFLIILLGYILRRIHFLTDEFVRVANKYVFVVALPVMLFRDIAGSDVKKDMNIKFFLFCMFVTIIMFFGVWGIAKITMKDKTMVGAFAQAGARGSAAILGVAFVENICGEIGMTPLMIVAAVPFFNILSVIILVFNANTEADKDYGKIKNACINIAKNPIIIGIVLGLIASVIHLPIPTIPARTFNYIAQTATPIALLAVGAGFDTKQAIARLKPALGATFIKLIGLPLVFLPFAYKLGFGPSEMVAILIMLASPTTVSCYVMAKNMDNDEILTSNVIVLTTLLSSVTLTLWIFVLRSLGCI